A single Tamandua tetradactyla isolate mTamTet1 chromosome X, mTamTet1.pri, whole genome shotgun sequence DNA region contains:
- the PLP2 gene encoding proteolipid protein 2 isoform X2, giving the protein MADSERLSAPGCWAACTNFSRTRKGILLFAEIILCLVILICYSASYSYQGYSSLSVVEMILAAIFFIIYMCDLHTKIQFINWPWSDFFRSLIATILYLITSIVVLVHKGNYSKITAGILGLIATALFGYDAFVTFPLRQQRHTAAPTDPADGSV; this is encoded by the exons ATGGCGGATTCTGAACGCCTTTCGGCCCCGGGCTGCTGGGCCGCCTGCACCAACTTCTCGCGTACCCGAAAGGGAATTCTCCTGTTTGCTGAGATT ATACTCTGTCTGGTGATTCTGATCTGCTACAGTGCCTCCTACAGCTACCAAGGGTACTCCTCCCTGTCTGTGGTTGAGATGATCCTCGCAGCTATCTTCTTTATCATCTATATGTGTGACCTGCACACCAAGATACAGTTCATCAACTGGCCCTGGAGT GATTTCTTTCGAAGTCTCATAGCCACAATCCTCTACCTGATCACCTCCATTGTTGTCCTTGTCCACAAAGGAAACTACTCCAAAATCACTGCTGGG ATACTGGGCCTGATCGCTACAGCCCTCTTTGGCTACGATGCCTTTGTTACCTTCCCCTTGCGGCAGCAAAGACATACAGCAGCCCCTACtg ACCCAGCAGATGGCTCTGTCTAA
- the MAGIX gene encoding PDZ domain-containing protein MAGIX isoform X2 yields the protein MEPRREGATDPRGGRGAVIGLESADIEVTDSRLPHAPVVGQRTQHRRSETLGRSKVPPIVNPGEARCASTPSQASGQFCVELIRGSEGFGLSLSGGRDVRTREAPLAVRGLLEDGPAQRCGRLQAGDLVLHINGEPTQGLTHAQVVERIRAGGRRLHLVVCRLPESHPGKPERMEGPGKGEGSLDPGEPKVTRSCGASASPLQHTRSRTTSTTPGSPKPGSEAATDGATVSLSEHRTEDQDDRPSSSPGPWLVPSEERLSRALGVPGGAQLALEMAAGRRRH from the exons ATGGAGCCCCGCCGGGAAGGCGCCACGGACCCTAGGGGAGGCCGAGGAG CTGTCATCGGGCTGGAATCTGCGGACATTGAGGTCACGGACAGTCGTCTGCCTCATGCGCCTGTTGTAGGACAGCGGACCCAG CATCGTCGGTCAGAGACCCTGGGTAGGAGTAAGGTGCCACCCATTGTGAACCCGGGTGAGGCACGTTGTGCTTCGACGCCTTCCCAGGCCTCTGGTCAGTTCTGTGTGGAGCTGATCCGTGGTTCTGAAGGCTTCGGCCTCTCCTTAAGTGGGGGTCGAGATGTCAGAACCCGGGAAGCTCCGCTGGCAGTGCGCGGACTGCTGGAGGATGGGCCAGCACAGCGCTGTGGTCGTTTGCAG GCCGGTGACCTCGTGCTTCACATCAACGGAGAGCCCACGCAGGGTCTCACTCACGCCCAGGTCGTGGAGCGGATCCGTGCTGGCGGACGCCGTCTTCACCTTGTGGTCTGTAGGCTGCCTGAAAGTCACCCCGGCAAACCAGAGAGGATGGAAGGGCCGGGAAAAGGAG AGGGCAGCCTCGATCCTGGGGAACCAAAGGTGACAAGATCTTGCGGCGCCAGCGCTTCCCCACTTCAGCACACCCGGTCCCGGACGACGTCTACGACCCCTGGCAGCCCCAAGCCCGGCTCAGAGGCGGCGACCGACGGCGCCACAGTTTCTCTTTCTGAACACCGCACGGAGGACCAGGACGACCGGCCCTCCAGTTCTCCAGGACCCTGGCTGGTGCCGAGCGAGGAACGGCTCTCGCGGGCCCTGGGGGTCCCTGGGGGCGCTCAGCTCGCGCTGGAGATGGCAGCCGGGAGGCGTAGGCACTGA
- the MAGIX gene encoding PDZ domain-containing protein MAGIX isoform X1, with translation MEPRREGATDPRGGRGGRGPAPPAGASARQLLARLDARPLAARAAADVAALARRAGATLRLRPKEAVIGLESADIEVTDSRLPHAPVVGQRTQHRRSETLGRSKVPPIVNPGEARCASTPSQASGQFCVELIRGSEGFGLSLSGGRDVRTREAPLAVRGLLEDGPAQRCGRLQAGDLVLHINGEPTQGLTHAQVVERIRAGGRRLHLVVCRLPESHPGKPERMEGPGKGEGSLDPGEPKVTRSCGASASPLQHTRSRTTSTTPGSPKPGSEAATDGATVSLSEHRTEDQDDRPSSSPGPWLVPSEERLSRALGVPGGAQLALEMAAGRRRH, from the exons ATGGAGCCCCGCCGGGAAGGCGCCACGGACCCTAGGGGAGGCCGAGGAG GCCGCGGCCCTGCCCCGCCCGCGGGCGCCAGCGCCCGGCAGCTCCTGGCGCGGCTCGACGCGCGCCCCCTAGCGGCCCGAGCTGCGGCGGACGTGGCGGCCCTGGCGCGCAGGGCAGGAGCAACATTGCGCCTGCGCCCCAAGGAGG CTGTCATCGGGCTGGAATCTGCGGACATTGAGGTCACGGACAGTCGTCTGCCTCATGCGCCTGTTGTAGGACAGCGGACCCAG CATCGTCGGTCAGAGACCCTGGGTAGGAGTAAGGTGCCACCCATTGTGAACCCGGGTGAGGCACGTTGTGCTTCGACGCCTTCCCAGGCCTCTGGTCAGTTCTGTGTGGAGCTGATCCGTGGTTCTGAAGGCTTCGGCCTCTCCTTAAGTGGGGGTCGAGATGTCAGAACCCGGGAAGCTCCGCTGGCAGTGCGCGGACTGCTGGAGGATGGGCCAGCACAGCGCTGTGGTCGTTTGCAG GCCGGTGACCTCGTGCTTCACATCAACGGAGAGCCCACGCAGGGTCTCACTCACGCCCAGGTCGTGGAGCGGATCCGTGCTGGCGGACGCCGTCTTCACCTTGTGGTCTGTAGGCTGCCTGAAAGTCACCCCGGCAAACCAGAGAGGATGGAAGGGCCGGGAAAAGGAG AGGGCAGCCTCGATCCTGGGGAACCAAAGGTGACAAGATCTTGCGGCGCCAGCGCTTCCCCACTTCAGCACACCCGGTCCCGGACGACGTCTACGACCCCTGGCAGCCCCAAGCCCGGCTCAGAGGCGGCGACCGACGGCGCCACAGTTTCTCTTTCTGAACACCGCACGGAGGACCAGGACGACCGGCCCTCCAGTTCTCCAGGACCCTGGCTGGTGCCGAGCGAGGAACGGCTCTCGCGGGCCCTGGGGGTCCCTGGGGGCGCTCAGCTCGCGCTGGAGATGGCAGCCGGGAGGCGTAGGCACTGA
- the PLP2 gene encoding proteolipid protein 2 isoform X1 encodes MADSERLSAPGCWAACTNFSRTRKGILLFAEIILCLVILICYSASYSYQGYSSLSVVEMILAAIFFIIYMCDLHTKIQFINWPWSDFFRSLIATILYLITSIVVLVHKGNYSKITAGILGLIATALFGYDAFVTFPLRQQRHTAAPTADPADGSV; translated from the exons ATGGCGGATTCTGAACGCCTTTCGGCCCCGGGCTGCTGGGCCGCCTGCACCAACTTCTCGCGTACCCGAAAGGGAATTCTCCTGTTTGCTGAGATT ATACTCTGTCTGGTGATTCTGATCTGCTACAGTGCCTCCTACAGCTACCAAGGGTACTCCTCCCTGTCTGTGGTTGAGATGATCCTCGCAGCTATCTTCTTTATCATCTATATGTGTGACCTGCACACCAAGATACAGTTCATCAACTGGCCCTGGAGT GATTTCTTTCGAAGTCTCATAGCCACAATCCTCTACCTGATCACCTCCATTGTTGTCCTTGTCCACAAAGGAAACTACTCCAAAATCACTGCTGGG ATACTGGGCCTGATCGCTACAGCCCTCTTTGGCTACGATGCCTTTGTTACCTTCCCCTTGCGGCAGCAAAGACATACAGCAGCCCCTACtg CAGACCCAGCAGATGGCTCTGTCTAA